One genomic segment of Bradyrhizobium prioriisuperbiae includes these proteins:
- a CDS encoding helix-turn-helix transcriptional regulator: protein MSALTMTSTWMNAVLDGMAREGLDRAALTADIRGFSGGRIAGSARIEVSLARLIWRRAAELSSDPLLGVKIGSQLPLQAGHVMTIIRIHSATLRDFLTAMARYQPLLSEAGRYRMTPTRRGLRLTYVSAAAAIAPHPLQIDSGLAALVSYGPRPQLVRLIGRGNQDPAPQAQWLNCPVAFGATQAQVDYDHAALTARTEGTDPALLALNLAYADSLLAAHRPLDALCDSVRAAIGRRGLHHATVESVARDIGCSPRTLQRRLAGAGSSFKAIFDSHRMEEAHILLSKSHASIAEIGERLGYSESSAFSRAVTSWWGQSPRALRKAQA from the coding sequence ATGTCCGCCCTCACCATGACCTCGACCTGGATGAACGCGGTGCTGGACGGCATGGCGCGGGAGGGGCTGGATCGCGCCGCGCTGACCGCTGACATCCGCGGCTTCAGCGGCGGGCGCATTGCGGGCAGCGCGCGCATCGAAGTCTCGCTGGCGCGGCTGATCTGGCGGCGCGCGGCCGAGCTGAGTTCCGATCCGCTGCTGGGTGTGAAGATCGGCAGCCAGCTGCCGCTGCAGGCCGGCCATGTGATGACCATCATCCGCATCCACAGCGCAACCTTGCGCGACTTCCTCACCGCGATGGCGCGTTACCAGCCGCTGCTGAGCGAGGCCGGGCGTTACCGCATGACGCCGACGCGGCGCGGGCTGCGGCTGACTTATGTGTCGGCCGCAGCCGCGATCGCGCCGCATCCGCTACAGATCGATTCCGGCCTCGCGGCGCTGGTGAGTTATGGCCCGCGGCCGCAGCTCGTGCGTCTGATCGGCCGCGGCAACCAGGACCCCGCGCCGCAGGCACAATGGCTCAACTGCCCCGTCGCCTTCGGCGCCACCCAGGCGCAGGTGGACTATGACCACGCGGCGCTGACTGCGCGCACCGAGGGCACCGACCCGGCGCTGCTGGCACTCAACCTCGCTTATGCGGATTCGCTCTTGGCCGCGCACCGCCCCCTCGACGCGCTCTGCGACAGCGTGCGCGCCGCGATCGGCCGCCGCGGCCTGCACCACGCCACCGTGGAGAGCGTGGCGCGCGACATCGGCTGCTCGCCGCGCACCCTGCAGCGGCGCCTCGCCGGCGCAGGCTCCAGCTTCAAGGCGATCTTCGACAGCCACCGCATGGAGGAAGCGCACATCCTGCTGTCGAAGTCGCACGCCAGCATCGCCGAGATCGGCGAGCGCCTGGGCTATTCGGAATCCAGCGCCTTCTCCCGCGCGGTCACCAGCTGGTGGGGGCAATCGCCACGGGCGTTACGGAAGGCGCAGGCGTGA
- a CDS encoding VOC family protein, which produces MALKRMDNVAIVVEDLAAAIDFFRELGLEFEGRATIEGEWAGRITGLGDQRVEIAMMRTPDGHSRLELSRFLAPPVVADHRNAPVNALGYLRVMFAVDDLDETLARLRKRGAQLVGEVVDYKDVYRLCYIRGPEGLLIGLAQELS; this is translated from the coding sequence ATGGCGCTCAAACGGATGGACAATGTCGCAATCGTGGTCGAGGACCTCGCGGCGGCGATCGATTTCTTTCGCGAGCTCGGCCTCGAGTTCGAAGGGCGGGCCACGATCGAAGGCGAATGGGCCGGACGTATCACAGGACTGGGCGATCAGCGCGTCGAGATCGCCATGATGCGCACGCCTGATGGACACAGCCGGCTCGAGCTGTCCCGTTTCCTCGCGCCGCCTGTCGTCGCGGATCACCGCAACGCTCCGGTGAACGCGCTCGGCTATCTCCGCGTCATGTTCGCCGTGGATGACCTCGACGAGACGCTTGCAAGACTCCGCAAGCGCGGCGCGCAGCTCGTCGGCGAAGTCGTCGATTATAAAGACGTGTATCGGCTCTGCTACATCCGCGGGCCGGAAGGGCTTCTGATCGGACTGGCCCAGGAGCTGAGCTGA
- a CDS encoding SDR family oxidoreductase: MRVFVTGAAGFIGTETTRELIAHGHHVIGLARSDDNVRTLKELGAEIHRGSLLDLESLKSGAREADGVIHLAFIHDFAKFAENGAIDKAAIEAIGDVLVGTNRPFIVTSGTGLIAPGVLITEEMRRDSSPHVPRVSEQAGLAYASRGVRAMAIRLPQVHGADGKAGLISYLVELARQKGAAAYVGEGTERWAAAHRLDVARLYRLALENGAVDGIYHAVGEEGVPMREVIEVVGRALNVPVVSIRKEEAGDYYGPLAMFAGLDMPASSALTRQRLGWTPSGIGLIADIGQPGYFKV; encoded by the coding sequence ATGCGCGTATTCGTCACCGGAGCCGCCGGATTTATCGGCACCGAAACCACCAGAGAACTCATCGCACACGGCCATCATGTCATCGGCCTCGCGCGTTCCGACGACAACGTCCGCACGCTCAAGGAGCTGGGCGCGGAGATTCATCGGGGCTCGCTGCTGGACCTCGAAAGTCTGAAAAGCGGTGCAAGGGAGGCAGACGGCGTGATCCATCTGGCCTTCATCCATGATTTCGCGAAATTCGCCGAGAATGGCGCCATCGACAAGGCGGCCATTGAAGCCATCGGCGATGTGCTGGTGGGCACGAACAGGCCGTTCATCGTCACCTCGGGAACGGGTCTGATTGCGCCGGGTGTGCTGATCACCGAAGAGATGCGGCGCGACTCCAGCCCGCATGTGCCGCGTGTCTCGGAGCAGGCGGGCCTCGCTTATGCGTCGCGCGGCGTGCGCGCGATGGCGATCCGCCTGCCGCAGGTTCACGGCGCCGATGGCAAGGCCGGGCTGATTTCTTACCTGGTCGAACTTGCGCGTCAAAAAGGTGCTGCCGCCTATGTCGGCGAGGGTACTGAGCGCTGGGCCGCGGCGCACAGGCTGGATGTCGCCCGGCTGTACCGGCTTGCGCTGGAAAATGGCGCGGTGGACGGGATCTACCACGCCGTCGGCGAGGAGGGCGTGCCGATGCGTGAGGTTATCGAGGTTGTCGGCCGCGCGCTGAACGTGCCGGTGGTTTCGATCCGGAAGGAAGAGGCGGGTGATTATTACGGGCCGCTGGCGATGTTCGCCGGTCTGGACATGCCGGCCTCCAGCGCCCTGACGCGGCAGCGGCTGGGCTGGACGCCCAGCGGGATCGGCCTGATCGCGGACATCGGCCAGCCGGGTTATTTCAAGGTTTGA
- a CDS encoding helix-turn-helix transcriptional regulator: MTDTNSLGTYLRDRRAKLDPTAFGFALQRRRTPGLRREEVAQRANVSATWYTWLEQGRGGAPSADVLDRIARAMMLTDVEREHLFLLGLGRPPEVRYRAPEGISPRLQRLLDTLTYSPAFIRTATWDVVAWNRAAAAVLTDYSRLPDGQRNVLRLMFRDSRVRAAQPNWQGVARYVVASFRADVARAGAARNVQSLVDELCATSPEFAAMWRDNDVQAHGDGVKTLQHPVAGSLSMEFSGFAVDGRPDLSMVVYNPVTAADANKIRALLKSLPK, translated from the coding sequence ATGACGGACACGAACTCGCTTGGGACCTATCTGAGGGATCGCCGCGCCAAGCTCGATCCCACGGCCTTCGGCTTCGCGCTGCAGCGGCGCCGCACGCCGGGACTTCGGCGCGAGGAAGTGGCGCAGCGCGCCAATGTGAGCGCCACCTGGTACACCTGGCTGGAACAGGGGCGCGGCGGCGCGCCCTCCGCCGATGTGCTGGACCGCATCGCCCGCGCCATGATGCTGACCGACGTCGAGCGCGAACATCTGTTCCTGCTCGGCCTGGGCCGGCCGCCGGAAGTCCGTTATCGCGCGCCTGAGGGTATTTCACCCCGCCTGCAACGCCTGCTCGACACGCTGACATACAGTCCCGCTTTCATTCGCACGGCGACATGGGATGTGGTCGCGTGGAACAGGGCCGCCGCGGCGGTCCTCACCGACTACAGCAGACTTCCCGACGGACAGCGCAATGTTCTGCGCCTGATGTTTCGCGACAGCCGCGTCCGCGCGGCGCAGCCCAATTGGCAAGGTGTTGCGCGCTATGTGGTGGCGTCGTTCCGCGCGGACGTGGCGCGCGCCGGCGCGGCGCGCAACGTGCAATCCCTGGTCGACGAGCTCTGCGCGACCAGCCCCGAATTCGCAGCCATGTGGCGCGACAACGATGTGCAGGCGCATGGCGACGGCGTGAAAACACTGCAGCATCCTGTCGCCGGATCGCTCTCGATGGAATTTTCAGGTTTCGCCGTCGACGGCCGGCCCGACCTCAGCATGGTCGTCTACAATCCTGTCACGGCCGCGGACGCGAACAAGATCCGCGCGCTGCTGAAGTCTCTGCCGAAGTAG
- a CDS encoding IS110 family transposase gives MMYSGIDLHSNNSVIAIIDDADRVVAQKRLPNDITKIVGFLTRWQDDLAGVVVESTYNWYWLVDGLQDAGLHVHLANTAAIKQYDGLKHSGDETDAQHLAHLLRLGILPTGTILPREHRVVRDLARKRMQMVHCCTTHVLAVENIMARQLGGRMTSNQIKRLTADAIDNMPLAADVGLAIKTNVAVIATLQSQISVLEKRLQECVKPRPHYGFLTSVPGIGPTLATVILLETGPIDRFAGVGNFASYARCVNSVHTSNRKKKGEGNVKNGNKYLAWAFVEAANFAVRFCPEAKRFHERKKARTNNIVATKALAHKLARACYHILKESKPFDVTRCFA, from the coding sequence ATGATGTACAGCGGGATTGATCTGCATTCCAACAACAGCGTTATCGCGATCATCGACGATGCCGATCGCGTTGTGGCGCAGAAGCGCCTGCCGAACGACATCACGAAGATCGTCGGATTTCTAACTCGATGGCAAGATGACTTGGCCGGCGTCGTGGTCGAGTCGACTTACAACTGGTATTGGCTGGTCGACGGGTTGCAGGACGCGGGACTCCACGTGCACCTCGCCAACACCGCCGCGATCAAGCAATACGACGGACTCAAGCACAGTGGCGACGAGACGGATGCGCAGCACCTGGCCCACCTGCTGCGGCTGGGTATCCTGCCGACGGGCACGATCCTGCCACGAGAGCACCGCGTCGTCCGCGATCTGGCGCGCAAGCGCATGCAGATGGTGCACTGCTGCACCACGCATGTCCTCGCGGTCGAGAACATCATGGCCAGGCAATTGGGTGGGCGGATGACCAGCAATCAGATCAAGCGCCTGACCGCCGACGCAATCGACAATATGCCGCTGGCGGCCGATGTCGGCCTGGCGATCAAGACCAACGTCGCGGTCATCGCGACCCTGCAGTCACAGATCTCGGTCCTCGAAAAGCGCCTGCAAGAATGCGTCAAACCCCGACCTCACTACGGCTTCCTGACTAGCGTACCCGGCATCGGCCCGACGCTCGCCACCGTCATTCTTCTGGAAACCGGTCCGATCGATCGGTTTGCCGGCGTCGGCAACTTTGCGTCCTACGCGCGCTGCGTCAACAGCGTGCACACCAGCAATCGCAAGAAGAAAGGCGAAGGCAACGTCAAGAACGGCAATAAGTATCTCGCCTGGGCGTTCGTCGAGGCGGCGAATTTTGCCGTGCGGTTTTGCCCAGAGGCCAAGCGTTTCCACGAGCGCAAGAAGGCCCGGACCAACAACATTGTCGCCACCAAGGCGTTGGCGCACAAGCTGGCGCGCGCCTGCTACCACATCCTGAAGGAGAGCAAACCGTTCGACGTAACGCGCTGCTTTGCCTGA
- a CDS encoding GIY-YIG nuclease family protein, which produces MQGFVYILVSPNSSHIKIGGTERPISERLRGINGTESYAEHGPWELSDFLHVIDWRLVEGGMHRHFAERNVREIAGTRELFAVPPHEARSRLRLTDVALRVDHERADKLFRDRNVGLYLFKLFQLSGLYGCLDIQGAWTLSLLPKTSGGRWFTLNIGPHEVAFSTFKPIDGKFEHHLILDRLILDYPETVIWIGKHDGEVQDAHYASADRAVIISFREDFANAERVFRLPGVRRAMIAYWAEALADLRERKTKSVYARYHSYDAVSELIEYKRATEDMFRVSKFES; this is translated from the coding sequence ATGCAGGGCTTTGTTTACATTCTGGTTTCGCCGAACAGCAGTCATATCAAGATCGGGGGCACCGAGCGTCCGATAAGCGAGCGATTGCGGGGTATAAATGGTACCGAATCTTATGCCGAGCACGGGCCGTGGGAGTTGTCGGACTTCCTCCACGTGATTGACTGGCGTTTGGTAGAGGGCGGTATGCACCGCCACTTTGCGGAAAGAAACGTCCGCGAGATCGCCGGTACCCGAGAGCTTTTTGCTGTGCCACCTCATGAAGCCAGGAGCCGACTGCGGCTTACGGACGTTGCGCTGCGGGTGGACCATGAGAGGGCCGACAAGCTCTTCAGAGACCGCAACGTTGGGCTCTATCTATTCAAGCTTTTCCAGCTTTCTGGACTGTACGGCTGCTTAGATATTCAGGGGGCTTGGACCCTGAGTTTGTTGCCTAAAACCAGCGGAGGTCGATGGTTCACGCTGAACATCGGCCCTCACGAAGTGGCGTTTAGTACTTTCAAGCCGATCGATGGCAAATTTGAGCACCACCTCATCCTTGATCGCCTCATCCTCGATTATCCAGAAACCGTTATCTGGATCGGTAAACATGATGGCGAGGTCCAGGATGCCCACTACGCATCTGCCGATCGAGCCGTAATCATCAGTTTCCGAGAGGATTTCGCGAATGCGGAGCGGGTATTCCGTCTCCCCGGCGTTCGCCGCGCCATGATCGCTTATTGGGCCGAGGCGTTGGCCGACCTGCGGGAAAGGAAAACCAAAAGCGTTTATGCCCGTTACCATTCCTACGATGCGGTTTCAGAGCTCATCGAGTACAAGCGCGCTACGGAAGATATGTTTAGGGTGTCGAAATTTGAATCGTAA
- a CDS encoding ImmA/IrrE family metallo-endopeptidase codes for MSAGLTPFGTACRQHRFRRELVMHHQAKALRCSVAYISAIERGTRQVPSDYPSAFAEWLKLSSDERAELDHLARAGIGSKSAGEFIDSDLIDASIERLRHLRSSLVSGSASSFRDGEISKLALLAREAFGLGNQISISILDVLENKLHLVDPNFVLQVDADASHGDRFVANTNVSHGFANKIVTSEAVYRGSGDGNEYDKEKLAHEIGHVMLHGKRSHSFYNRAKSKRVEREANLFMREFLLPKTVVTQFRSPRSLAMYASVSVETAEMRMRELGVWPIRAEKERVKRRFEQLSNTLKGIDRQPEQSAAKIIPLENYLRRDAVPESMSPVVQLGKPASKPDIDLSELPLFKHAMANVAVRDRGRDWFLTYGFRG; via the coding sequence ATGAGTGCTGGATTGACGCCTTTTGGAACTGCCTGCCGCCAACATCGTTTTCGACGGGAATTGGTGATGCATCATCAAGCGAAAGCGCTGCGCTGTTCCGTGGCCTACATTTCCGCAATAGAGCGCGGAACCCGCCAAGTTCCATCTGATTACCCTTCCGCTTTCGCAGAGTGGCTAAAGCTTTCGAGCGACGAGCGCGCGGAACTCGATCATTTAGCCCGCGCTGGCATCGGATCAAAATCTGCGGGGGAGTTCATAGACTCGGATCTGATAGACGCGTCCATCGAGCGTCTTCGTCACCTGAGAAGTTCACTCGTTTCGGGAAGCGCATCCAGTTTTCGCGATGGCGAGATCAGCAAGTTAGCGCTACTTGCTAGAGAAGCATTTGGTCTTGGAAATCAGATCTCAATTTCAATTCTCGATGTTCTTGAGAACAAGCTTCACCTAGTCGATCCTAACTTCGTGCTGCAAGTCGATGCCGATGCGTCTCATGGAGATAGGTTTGTTGCAAATACCAACGTTTCTCACGGATTTGCGAACAAAATTGTCACCTCGGAAGCAGTTTATCGAGGTAGTGGTGATGGCAACGAGTACGACAAGGAAAAGCTAGCGCACGAGATCGGTCATGTGATGTTGCACGGGAAACGCTCTCACAGTTTCTATAACAGAGCAAAATCGAAAAGAGTTGAACGAGAAGCCAACCTTTTCATGAGAGAGTTTTTGCTCCCAAAAACGGTAGTAACTCAGTTCCGATCTCCCAGAAGCCTCGCGATGTATGCTTCCGTCAGTGTAGAAACCGCCGAAATGCGAATGCGCGAACTTGGAGTGTGGCCTATTAGGGCGGAGAAAGAGCGAGTAAAGCGGCGCTTTGAGCAACTTTCCAATACCCTAAAAGGCATAGACCGACAGCCAGAACAGAGCGCGGCAAAAATTATTCCCCTCGAAAACTATCTTCGAAGGGATGCCGTGCCGGAGTCTATGTCCCCGGTGGTTCAGCTGGGCAAGCCCGCTAGCAAGCCGGATATTGATCTCTCAGAGCTTCCACTCTTTAAACATGCGATGGCGAATGTCGCTGTTCGAGATCGCGGCAGGGATTGGTTTTTGACCTATGGCTTTCGAGGCTGA
- a CDS encoding helix-turn-helix transcriptional regulator — MNWSLDQLAAASGVHRNTISNFETGKYGGDAEKLAAIKNALESSGVIFVDENGEGSGVRLRRFRIGDIVRFRPQTRVRLSFDIAADDVGTVVEVEPHPPQTGPTYRMSVQFARVLVPGVFRFEYELVKAAPAFSIQSFIESGGRPMIPPGNFIANPVQDLPAQLETDLNRLPRELGALILVPTSDVNLRREVDARGFFVKESSQALVLLFRQFPEGVLYTGSWTPT; from the coding sequence TTGAATTGGTCGCTCGATCAGTTGGCCGCTGCATCTGGCGTCCATCGCAACACCATTTCGAATTTCGAAACTGGAAAATACGGTGGCGACGCGGAGAAGCTTGCTGCAATCAAGAACGCGCTTGAGTCCTCCGGCGTAATCTTCGTGGACGAGAACGGAGAAGGCTCAGGGGTCCGACTGAGACGATTTAGGATCGGCGACATCGTCAGATTCAGGCCGCAAACGAGAGTGCGGCTCAGCTTTGACATCGCGGCCGACGATGTTGGCACGGTTGTAGAAGTGGAACCGCATCCTCCACAGACCGGCCCCACATATCGCATGAGCGTTCAATTTGCGCGCGTGCTTGTACCTGGCGTCTTCAGGTTTGAATATGAACTTGTAAAAGCAGCGCCAGCCTTCTCCATCCAAAGCTTCATTGAAAGCGGCGGAAGACCAATGATACCTCCGGGCAACTTCATAGCGAACCCCGTGCAAGATTTACCGGCACAACTTGAAACTGATTTGAATAGGCTGCCGCGGGAATTGGGGGCGCTCATTCTCGTACCTACATCAGACGTCAATCTGAGACGCGAGGTCGATGCGCGCGGCTTCTTCGTGAAAGAGAGCTCACAAGCTCTCGTGCTCCTGTTTCGTCAGTTTCCAGAGGGAGTTCTCTACACTGGATCCTGGACACCAACATGA
- a CDS encoding ATP-dependent nuclease, which yields MKLAQVQDYKRRLEASAHGWPIRLERFEFENIPSVGSGELPFPSPIVVLAGPNGVGKTTLLRALWAAAAPALAHDDPSTKLKLSVGKGTLSYVQDSVSKTSVATFTQGIVKVDGDAGVATDVIHLDSSDESKRQQINFCAFNEVEDLINGVGHRTLDAKSLEEINYISRRDYREVKVYEIENDGSPLPFFEVSYGNERYDSRTMGAGEVALFFLWWSIDRASDNAVLLIEEPETHLSPASQEALSHYLLKVAVEKRLSVVLTSHSHKIINSFSEGQLVFLFRYGALVKTRSGLPPPALMKTIGIDPHVDVVVLVEDQLAQVFLRLMLERVRPALSRRIEISIRNGHGDITSLLKKLNDQFQKVKIIGCYDGDMRESITGDIRRLSTFLPGDKSLELHLREIVTQQPERLMNATGSDDVGVILFGLQGAENHDWYSNLCSQLGLSPAQLFPMLFGIWMQQEGNSEAAVALIAELSALID from the coding sequence GGCTAGAAGCATCTGCTCATGGATGGCCAATTCGGCTAGAGCGCTTCGAATTCGAGAATATCCCGAGCGTTGGCAGTGGTGAACTGCCTTTTCCCTCTCCTATAGTTGTGCTTGCCGGGCCGAATGGTGTCGGTAAGACCACCTTGTTGAGGGCGCTCTGGGCAGCTGCTGCGCCAGCTCTGGCGCATGATGATCCGTCTACGAAGCTCAAGCTCAGCGTAGGGAAAGGAACGTTATCGTACGTTCAAGACTCAGTTTCCAAGACGTCAGTCGCCACATTCACTCAAGGAATAGTGAAGGTTGACGGGGATGCTGGTGTTGCAACTGACGTAATTCATCTGGATTCGTCCGATGAATCGAAAAGGCAGCAGATCAATTTCTGTGCCTTTAATGAGGTTGAAGATCTGATCAACGGAGTAGGGCACCGAACGCTGGACGCAAAGAGCCTCGAGGAAATTAATTATATTAGCCGAAGAGATTATCGAGAGGTCAAAGTCTACGAAATTGAGAACGATGGCTCCCCTCTGCCGTTCTTCGAGGTTTCCTATGGCAACGAAAGATACGATAGCAGAACAATGGGAGCGGGAGAGGTCGCGCTCTTTTTTCTTTGGTGGTCTATCGATCGCGCATCTGACAACGCCGTCTTATTGATCGAAGAACCTGAGACCCACCTCTCACCTGCTTCTCAAGAGGCGTTGAGTCACTATCTCTTGAAGGTTGCTGTAGAGAAGCGGTTGAGCGTTGTGCTCACTAGTCATTCTCATAAGATCATAAACAGCTTCTCTGAGGGGCAGTTAGTTTTCCTGTTCCGCTACGGGGCGCTTGTAAAGACTAGGTCTGGGTTGCCCCCTCCAGCGCTCATGAAAACGATAGGCATAGATCCTCATGTCGATGTGGTGGTGTTGGTGGAAGATCAACTTGCCCAGGTCTTCTTGAGGCTAATGCTCGAGCGCGTGCGACCTGCTCTTTCGCGACGAATAGAGATCAGTATTCGCAATGGGCATGGAGATATAACTAGTCTTCTAAAAAAACTAAATGATCAATTTCAAAAGGTGAAAATCATAGGTTGCTATGACGGCGATATGCGCGAGAGCATAACTGGAGATATCAGGCGCCTCTCAACGTTTCTCCCAGGTGACAAATCGCTCGAACTTCACTTAAGAGAAATCGTCACTCAGCAGCCGGAGCGCCTCATGAATGCTACTGGTTCAGATGATGTTGGGGTCATCCTATTCGGCCTACAGGGGGCAGAGAATCACGACTGGTATTCGAATTTGTGTAGCCAGTTGGGATTGTCGCCAGCGCAATTATTTCCCATGCTCTTTGGTATCTGGATGCAACAGGAGGGCAACAGCGAGGCTGCGGTTGCGCTGATTGCAGAACTGAGCGCTCTCATAGATTAG